Genomic DNA from bacterium:
TTGATCACCGCCCGGACGTGTTGCAAGTTCGGAGCGAACCGGCGCTTTGTCTTGTGGTGGGAGTGACTCACTGAGTAGCCGGTGCGAGGTTCCTTGCCGCACACGGCGCAACGTCGGGCCATCACGATCTCTCCCCTCTGCGGGAAACGTTCCTCACGGAAGTGTACCACATCACCTCCGGCAGGGACAACGTGTGGCGTGTAGAATTGGCGCGGAGAGGCACTCCTGGCCAGGCGCGCCCCGAACACCGCAGTGACCGACGCAGGAGGCGGGCGGCATGGCGAGTTCGCGCAAAATCCGACCGGTAGATCCGGCGCTCTCATCCCGCCCCGCGATCGTGCCTCCATCCCCCAGGCCATCGGGCGCAGACACCCCTGTCCAGTATGCACGCGGGGTGGGACCGGCGCGCGCACCGCTCCTCGAACGGCTCGGCATCCGGACGGTTGGAGATCTCTTGTATCACCTTCCCCGGCGGCTCGATGACCGGAGCCATCTGCATCCCATCCACGACCTCCGCCACGGGACCGCGGAAACCGTACAGGGGGTGATCGGGCAGCTCCGCCAGTTCAGACCACGGCGCCGGCATGGGTTGGTGATCACGAGGGCCTCGATCGTCGACGAGACAGGTGTGCTGCACGCGGTCTGGTACAACCAACCCTACCTTGCGCGGCAGTTGACCGGGGGACGGCGCGTCGTCCTGCACGGACGGGTGCAGCGCCAGTCCGGGGAGATCCAGATGATCGCGCCCGAATTCGAACTCGTGGAGGAGGGAGAAGAGACCCTCCACGTAGGGCGGATCGTCCCCGTCTACCCCAGCACCGACGGGCTGAGCCAGCGAGTGTTGAGGACCATCATGCTCCGCGCCCTCGAAGATCATGCGCCATCGGTGCGGGAGTGGCTCCCCGACCGGTTGTGCCACCGCCATGGTCTCCCGGACCTACGCGCGGCATTGACGCAGGCGCACTTCCCGGACACGATCGAAGCCCAGGGGGTGGCGCGCCGCCGGCTGGTCTACGAAGAATTGCTGCTGTTGCAGATGTTGCTGCTGAGCCAGAAGGCCCAGGCGGAAGCCGAGCCTCGGACGGTCTACTACGGAGACGCCGGCGACCTCATCGTCCGCTTTCACCGAGGCCTCCCGTTTCCACTGACACGGGCGCAGCGGTGCGCCATCACCGAGATCACCGCAGATCTCGTCAAGCCGCATCCGATGAACCGGCTCCTGCAGGGGGACGTGGGATCCGGCAAAACCGTGGTCGCCGCGACCGCGCTCCTCCAATGCGCCGGCGGCGGCGCCCAAGGGGCGTTGATGGCTCCCACCGAGATCCTCGCAGGGCAGCATTACCTGACGCTGCGACGGCTGCTCGAACCCCTCGGCGTCACGGTGGTCCTCCTCATCGGCGGTCTCGCGCGCGGCGCGCGCGTGAACGCCCTCCAACAGATCAGCGACGGCACCGCCGACATCGTCATCGGCACCCATGCGCTGATCGAAGACGACGTCACGTTCGACCGGCTGGGGCTTGTGGTCGTTGACGAGCAGCACCGGTTCGGGGTAGGCCAGCGTGCGGCCCTTCGGAACAAAGGCGGCCGTCCGGACGTGCTGGTGATGACCGCCACCCCCATCCCGCGGACGCTGGCCCTGACGCTGTACGGGGAGCTCGACGTGTCGACCCTCGACGAACTTCCCCCCGGGCGGTCGCCGATTCGGACCTACGCCCGGCCGACTTCGCGGCGGCCCCAGGTGTACGAGTTTGTCCGGACCCAGATCGAAAAGGGCCGGCAGGCCTACATCGTGTGCCCGCTGATCGAGGAGTCGGACAAGCTCCAGGCCGAGGCCGCGACCGACCTGGCGGCGCGCCTCCAGAGCGGGGTGCTCGGCACCCTTCGAGTCGGGGTGCTGCACGGCCGAATGCGGGTGGAGGAACGTGATGCGGCGATGCGGGCGCTGCGCGGCGGCGAGATCGATGTGCTCGTGGCCACGACGGTCATCGAGGTCGGGATCGACATCCCGAACGCGTCGGTGATGGTCATCGAAGACGCCGACCGCTTTGGGCTGTCGCAGCTGCATCAACTGCGTGGACGGGTGGGACGCGGGGCCCATCAAGCGTACTGCATCCTCATCGCCGACCCCAAACCCGGCGACGACGTCGCGGCCGCGCGGCTCGAGGCGATGGTCGACACGACGGACGGGTTCCAGATCGCGCAACGGGACCTAGAACTGCGCGGCGCCGGAGAGCTCCTCGGCAACCGCCAAGGCGGCGGACTCCGGCAGCATGGGATCACAGACCTTCGCGTTGCAGATTTATTGAGGGATCACGCGTGGCTCGAGCGCGCGCGCCGGGACGCGGCAGAAATCCTCGCGGCGGATTGCGGCCTCGAGCGGGCCGAACACCGCGCCCTCGCCGAGGCGCTGGCGCATCGATTCGGCGACGCCAGGGTCGAGAACGCACGGGTGGGATAGCCGATGCGCGTCAGCGGCGGCACCGCGCGTGGGAAGCACCTGAGCACAAAGGGCAGGGGCGGAGTCCGTCCCACGTCCGGCAAGGTCGCCGACGCGCTCTTCAACTCTCTCGCGGCGCGCGTCGTGGACGCGCGGGTTCTCGATCTCTTCGCGGGAACGGGGCGGTTGGGGATCGAAGCGCTGAGCCGGGGCGCCCGGGAAGCGGTGTTCGTGGAACGCGATGCCCGCAACGTCGCCGTGATAAAGGAGAACCTGGCGTCGGCCGGCGTTGCCGCGCGCGGCGCGGTCCGGCGCGGCAACGCCCTCATCGAGATCGCCGTGCTCGCGGAGGCGGGGCGGCAGTTCGACCTCATCATGCTCGACCCGCCGTACGGCCGCGGGCTGCAACGGGAGATGCTTGGGCGAGTGGCGGCCACGACGGCCCTCGCCCCGGGAGGCCTCATCATCGCGGAAGGCCACTGGCGTGACACCCCCGGAGAGGTGCCGGGGCTCGAGCAGGTCAAGTCGTCGCGGTACGGAGAGACCGCGGTGTGGGTCTACACGCGCCCTGCGAAGAAGGAGGACGCCGTTTGAGAGAGAACAGGCTCGCCATTGCCCTGTATCCAGGGAGTTTTGACCCGGTCCACAACGGACACCTCGATATCATCGATCGCGCATGCAGGATGTTTCGCCGGGTCGTAGTGGGAGTGGCCAAGAACATGGAGAAGGCTCCGATGTTCCCGGTCGCCGACCGGGTGTCGATGCTGCAAGCGGCGACGGGGCGGGCATCGGTCGAGATCATGAGCTTCGAGGGGCTGACCGTCGACTTCGCGCACCGGCTGGGGGCGGCCGTCATCGTGAAGGGGCTTCGGGCGATGATGGATTTCGAATACGAACTCAAGATGGCGGCGATGAACAAACGCCTCCGGCCCGACATCGAGACGGTGTTCATGATGACGGCCCCCGAGTTTGCCTACCTAAGCTCAACGCTGATCCGGGAGGTCGCGGGGTTCGGCGGCTCGGTGTCCGGCCTCATCCCGCCGGTAGTGGAACGGCGGTTGACACAAAAGTTTTCAAGGTCACAGCGCAAGAGGTGAACAGATGGCCACACCCGGTCGATCCTCTCCATCCCACCCGGTGATTGACTGCCTGGATCGTCTCGAGGCTCTGCTTGCGGGAGGGCCGCCGTTGTTCCCGCCCGGCCGGCGGGCCGCGTGGGACGACGAGGCGCGGGAGTTGGTGCGCACCCTGCGGGATGCGCTCTCCACCGACGCCAAGCGGGCGGCGACGCTGGGGATGGAGGCTGAATCCGTGCTCCGCCGCGCGCAGGACGAAGCGCGGAAAATCGTCCTCGAGGCCGAAGACCACGCTCGCCGGGCCCTCGAGGATGGGACGCTCGCGCGCGCGGCCGAGCAACAGCTCCAGCAGATCCGCGAGCAGGCGGTGCGGGAGGCGGACGAGACCCGGCGCGGTGCCGACATGTATGCGATGACCGTGCTGGAACGCCTGGAACGGGAAGTCGCGCGCATCCTGGCCACCGTCCAACGAGGGAAGACCGTGCTGAGCGAACGAACGGGCGGACGGGCGCCCGCCACGGCAGGAAGCGCGCCGCGCCTTGACAACGGCAAACTGGCATCGGTATGATTGCTGGGTGTGCCCGGACTAACCGTCCGGGCACACGTCGTGAGGTGGCGGTGTGCGTGTCAACATCGGCGAGCTCCTGGCTGATCGGCGCGCCGTTCGGATCGTGGCGTTTTCCGAACGCTTCGAGTCGCCCGCTGAGGATATCACGCTGGTCGATCCGGTTGTCGGTGAGCTGTCGCTGATCGGCACAGGGCTGACGGTCTGCCTCACCGGCAGGGTGCACACCGTGCTCAACTTGGTGTGCGGCGCCTGTCTCCGACCGTTCTCGCAGGAACTTGATTTTTCGGTCGACGAAGAGTTCGGGCGCGTCTCGTCTCCCTCGCGAGGACCGGCGGACGGTAGTGCGGCCCGTGGTGAGTCGGCGCTGGGCTCGGAAGACTTCGTGATTCCCGTCGGACCCGACGAGATGGTGGATCTCTCCGAGGTCGTCCGGCAGCACCTCGTGCTCGCCCTGCCGATCGCGCCGCGATGCCGGATAGAGTGTCAAGGGTTGTGCGCGTCGTGCGGCGCGGATCTGAATGTGGAACAGTGCGGCTGTCTACCGAATCAGATCGACCCACGGTTGCAGGTGCTCCAACAATGGCCGTCGGCGTCCCGGAACCGGCCGACCGGGGAAAGGAAGTGAGGGATGGGGCTGACCAAGCGACGGTTCAGCAAGGCCCGAACCGCCAGCCGCCGCGCAGGGTTTAAGATCCGGCCGGTGACCCTTGTCGAATGCCCGCAATGCCACGCCCGCATGGTTCCCCACCGCGTGTGTCCCACGTGCGGCTACTACGCAGGACGGCAGGTGGTCGAAGTGAAGGCACGCGAGGAGAAGCCGAACGCCTGAACGGCGGCGACTGACGCGCATGCCGGAACCACGACTGCGGGTCGCCGTGGATGCGATGGGCGGCGATTACGCGCCACGGGAGGTCGTGGGGGGTGCCGTCCAAGCCGCGATGGACCTGGGGGTCGAAGTGCTGCTGGTGGGCCCCACCAACCAGATCGAACGTGAACTGCAATCGCTCGGCGGCGGGGCGCTCCCGGTCACCGTGGTAGAAGCGCCAGAGGTGATCGACATGGGCGAGGCGCCGGCCATGGCCCTTCGCCGGAAGCGCCAAGCCTCGATTCTCGTCGCCGTCGAGACGATGCGACGGGGAGACGCCGACGCCGTCGTGGGCGCGGGCAATACGGGGGCCGCGATGGCCGCGTCCCTGCTGCGTCTCGGACGCATCGAGGGGATCGATCGACCCGCGATCGCCGCCGTCCTGCCGACCCTCCGCGGTCGCGCCATCTTGGTCGATGTCGGCGCGAACGTGGATTGCCGTCCCAAGCACCTGCTGCAGTTTGCCGTGATGGGAAGTGTCTACGCCAACAGGGTCCTCGGGATCGCAGAGCCCCGCGTGGGGTTGATGAGCAACGGCACCGAGGAGACGAAGGGGAACGAGGTAGTGATTCGCGCGGCTGAACTCCTCCGTTCCTCGGGGTTGCGCTTCACCGGGAACATCGAGGGTCGGGATTTCTTTGGTGGGGTCGCGGATGTTGCCGTCTGCGACGGGTTTGTCGGCAACCTCCTGCTGAAGTTTGGCGAAGGGTTGGCGCTCGGGATCTTCACGCTGCTGCGCGAGGAACTCAGCCGCGGCCTCCTCGTCCGCCTGGGCGTGGCGCTCGCCACCCCGCGGCTGCGGGCGCTTGCGCGGCGAATGGACTACACCGAATACGGCGGCGCCCCCCTGCTCGGGGTCAACGGCATCTGCATCATCACCCACGGGAGCTCGAAGGCGAAGGCGATCCGCAACTCCATCGCGCTCGCCGCCGAGACGGTCCGCGCGAGGATGGTGGAGGCGATTCGGACCGATATCGCCCGTCTCTCCTCCCTGAACTCGATAGCCCTCACCGAGATGCCCACGACCGGCGTGCCGGGGGAGACCCTGTGACCACGCCAGAAGCGGCGCCGACAGCCAAGACGCACCACACCAACGTCCAAGGGGGCGTGACGTGGACATAGGATCCACGATCGTCGGTCTGGGCCGGTACCTTCCCGAGCGGATCCTGACGAACGCGGACCTGGCCGCGACGATTGAGACGACCGACGAGTGGATCCGGACGCGAACCGGCGTCGAGGAACGGCGGATCGCCGCATCGTCCGAGGCCAGTTCCGATCTGGCCTACGGAGCGGCGCGGGAGGCCATCGCGGCGGCCGGGATCACCCCCTCCCAGATCGATCTCATCGTGGTGGGGACGACCACGCCCGACATGGTCTTCCCAAACGTCGCCTGCCTGCTGCAGCAGCGCCTGGGGACGCGGACGATCGGATGCCTCGACGTCTCGGCGGCGTGCTCAAGTTTTGTCTACGGACTGAGCGTCGCGCATGGGGCGATCGCGTCGCGGCAGGCCGAGACCGTCCTAGTCGTCGGGGCCGAAACGCTGTCCCGCATCACCAACTGGCGGGACCGCGCCACCTGTGTCCTCTTTGGAGATTGTGCGGGCGCCGCGGTGCTGCGGCCGGCCCGGTCCGGCCGCGGGTTTCTCTCGTTCTGTTTGGGAGGCGACGGCAGCGGGGGAGAGGCGCTGTGCTTGAGGGCGGGCGGCAGCCGCCGGCCCGCCTCCCGGGAGACGGTCGAGCGCGAGGAACACTACATTTCCATGAACGGACCCGAAGTCTACCAGTTCGCCGTCCGGGCGATCCCCGCGGCGGCAGGCGAGGCGCTGCGGCGCGCGCAGCTCGGGCCGGCGGATGTCGACTTCGTGATCCCGCATCAGGCGAACATCCGGATCATCGAATCGGCGGCGCGGCGGCTGCGCGTGCCTCTCGACAAATTCTTCATCAACGTCCAGCGGTACGGCAACACCTCGGCCGCCTCCATTCCGGTGGCGCTCTACGAGGCGGTGCAGCAGGGTCGTGTCGAGGATGGCCAGCTCGGCGTGTTGGTCACCTTCGGCGCCGGGTACACGTGGGGCGCATGCACGATTCGGTGGGGAGGAGCGGCGTGAGATTCGCCGCGGTCTTCCCCGGACAGGGCGCCCAGTACGTCGGGATGGGGCGCGAGATGGCCGAACAGTATCCCGAGGCCCGGGCGGTGTTCGAGCGCGCCACGGCGGCCGTGGGGTTCGATCTGTTCTGTCTTTGCGCGGAAGGGCCTCTGGAGTCCCTTCGCGCCACGGCGAACACCCAGCCGGCCATTCTCGCATCGAGCCTGGCGTGCTATGCAACCCTCCCGGTCGCGCCTGAGATCACGGCCGGGTTGAGCCTCGGCGAGTACACCGCGCTCGTGTGCGCCGGAGCGCTCGAACTCGAGGAGGCGGTGAGGCTGGTCCGGCTTCGGGGCATCTTTATGGAAGACGCCACCCGTGGGCGGGAGACCATGATGGTGGCGGTGATCGGCCTGAGTCCGCAGCAGGTTCGCGCGCTGTGCGAGGCGCACGGCCATGTCGGCGTGGTCGAGCCCGCGAACTTTAACAGCCCCGGACAGGTGGTGATGGGCGGGGACGCGGCGGCGGTGCGGGCCGCGGCGGCCGACGCTTCCCGCCTGGGCGCCCGCCGCGCTGTCGAACTCGCGGTGGGCGCACCGTTTCACACGAGCCTGATGCGTCCGGCTGCGGAGCGGCTCGCGGCCGAGCTTGAACGTGTGCCCATCAAGCCCGCCCGGATCCCTGTCGTCGCCAATGTCTCGGCCCGGGCGGTCCGGGACCCGGATGAGATTCGCCGGGCGCTCCTGGCCCAGGTGGCGTCTCCCGTCCTGTGGGAACAGTCGGTGCGCACGATGTACGACGCCGGGATCCGGTGCTTTGTCGAGATCGGACCAGGCACGACGTTGGGCGGGATGATCCGGAAAACGGTGGACGCGGCCACGTGCCACATCGAAAACCCGGCGTCCCGCGAAGAAGCGCTCGGCATGCTCCTGGGAGAGCAGGTCCGATGAGCCTGCCGGAGCATGTGGCCCTCGTCACGGGCGCTTCCGGGGGCATCGGATCGGCGGTCGCCGTCCGCCTCGCGCGCGAAGGCGCGGGGATCGTGATCCATTACGGCCGGAACGCCGAGGGGGCCGAGCGCACCCGCCGGAAGGTCGAAGAGGCAGGCGGAGGCGCCACGATTCTGCAGGGCGATCTCACGGTGCCCGAGGCGTGCCGCACGGTCGTCGAACAGGCCGCGGAATGGCGGGGACGGCTGGACATCCTGGTGAACAACGCCGGCCTGACCCGCGACGGGCTCGTCGTGCGCATGCGAGATGAGGACTGGCACGACATCATGGCGATCAATCTCCACGCCACGTTCTACTGTACGCGGGCCGCCTTGCGCGACATGCTGCGGCAGCGCCGCGGCCGGATCGTGAACATCAGCTCCATCGTCGCGGAGGTTGGGAACCCTGGACAGGCGAACTACATCGCCGCCAAGTCCGCCGTGATCGGCTTTACGAAGGCCGTCGCAAAGGAGGTCGCCGGGCGGGGGATCACGGTGAACGCGGTCGCGCCCGGGTATATCGAAGCGGGACTCACCGCGACGCTCACGGATGAGCAGCGGGCTCGGTTTGTCGATCACATTCCGATGGGGCGCACCGGCCGACCTGAGGAAGTGGCGGCCGCGGTGGCGTTCTTGGCGTCAGAGGAAGCCGGCTATATCACGGGGCAGATTTTGAACGTGGATGGCGGGCTGGTCATGAAGTAGGATGATCAGGGGGTGGTTGGGGGATGGCCGCACCAGCACCAGTGTTTGACCGCGTCAAGGCGATCGTCGCGGAGCAGTTGGGCGTGGAAGCCGATGAGGTGACGCCTCAATCGAAGTTCGTCGAGGATCTCGGAGCGGATTCCCTCGACGTCGTCGAGCTCGTGATGGCGTTGGAGGATGAGTTTTCACTCGAGATCCCCGACGAAGAAGCCGAGAAGATCTCCACCGTCGGCGATGCCGCCAAGTATATCGAGAGCCACGCCGAGGTCGCGAAAGAGTAGGCGTCTCGGCAGCGACAGGGCCGGGAACCACATGCGCAGGCGAGTGGCCGTGACCGGGGTCGGTATGGTCACCCCCATCGGGACCGGGAAAGATGCCTTCTGGGCAGGCCTGATGGAAGGGCGGTCGGGGGTGCGGCGCATCACCGCGTTCGACCCGGCGCCCTACGAGACCCAGATCGCGGGGGAAGTCCCGGACTTCGATCCCGCGACGTACATGGACCGCAAGGAGGTCCGGCGCAACGACCGGTTCGTCCAGTTTGCTTTCGCGGCCACACGGCTCGCCCTGGACGACGCCGAGTTTGCCATCACCACTAAGAACGCGGAACGGGTCGGGGTGATCATCGGATCGGGCATCGGCGGAGCGAAAACCTGGGAGGAGCAACACCAGGTCCTGCTGGAGCGGGGGCCGGCGCGGGTGAGCGCGTTCTTCGTTCCCATGATCATCATCAATATGGCGTCCGGCATCATCAGCATTCTTACGGGAGCGAAGGGACCGAACGTCTCTGTCGTCTCCGCGTGCGCCACGGGGGGACATGCGATCGGGGACGCCTTCCGGACGATCCAACACGACGAGGCGGACGCAATGATCTGCGGCGGGAGCGAGGCGGCGTTAACCCCCCTGAGCCTCGCGGGCCTCGGCGCGTCGAAGGCGATGAGCACCCGCAATGACGCGCCTGAGCGGGCCGTGCGCCCCTTCGACGCCCACCGCGACGGGTTTGTGCTCGGCGAGGGAGCGGGGGTCCTCCTCCTGGAAGAGTGGGAATGTGCCGAGCGGCGAGGGGCCAGGA
This window encodes:
- the acpP gene encoding acyl carrier protein, which translates into the protein MAAPAPVFDRVKAIVAEQLGVEADEVTPQSKFVEDLGADSLDVVELVMALEDEFSLEIPDEEAEKISTVGDAAKYIESHAEVAKE
- the plsX gene encoding phosphate acyltransferase PlsX; translation: MPEPRLRVAVDAMGGDYAPREVVGGAVQAAMDLGVEVLLVGPTNQIERELQSLGGGALPVTVVEAPEVIDMGEAPAMALRRKRQASILVAVETMRRGDADAVVGAGNTGAAMAASLLRLGRIEGIDRPAIAAVLPTLRGRAILVDVGANVDCRPKHLLQFAVMGSVYANRVLGIAEPRVGLMSNGTEETKGNEVVIRAAELLRSSGLRFTGNIEGRDFFGGVADVAVCDGFVGNLLLKFGEGLALGIFTLLREELSRGLLVRLGVALATPRLRALARRMDYTEYGGAPLLGVNGICIITHGSSKAKAIRNSIALAAETVRARMVEAIRTDIARLSSLNSIALTEMPTTGVPGETL
- a CDS encoding beta-ketoacyl-ACP synthase III → MDIGSTIVGLGRYLPERILTNADLAATIETTDEWIRTRTGVEERRIAASSEASSDLAYGAAREAIAAAGITPSQIDLIVVGTTTPDMVFPNVACLLQQRLGTRTIGCLDVSAACSSFVYGLSVAHGAIASRQAETVLVVGAETLSRITNWRDRATCVLFGDCAGAAVLRPARSGRGFLSFCLGGDGSGGEALCLRAGGSRRPASRETVEREEHYISMNGPEVYQFAVRAIPAAAGEALRRAQLGPADVDFVIPHQANIRIIESAARRLRVPLDKFFINVQRYGNTSAASIPVALYEAVQQGRVEDGQLGVLVTFGAGYTWGACTIRWGGAA
- a CDS encoding DUF177 domain-containing protein, with amino-acid sequence MRVNIGELLADRRAVRIVAFSERFESPAEDITLVDPVVGELSLIGTGLTVCLTGRVHTVLNLVCGACLRPFSQELDFSVDEEFGRVSSPSRGPADGSAARGESALGSEDFVIPVGPDEMVDLSEVVRQHLVLALPIAPRCRIECQGLCASCGADLNVEQCGCLPNQIDPRLQVLQQWPSASRNRPTGERK
- the rsmD gene encoding 16S rRNA (guanine(966)-N(2))-methyltransferase RsmD — protein: MRVSGGTARGKHLSTKGRGGVRPTSGKVADALFNSLAARVVDARVLDLFAGTGRLGIEALSRGAREAVFVERDARNVAVIKENLASAGVAARGAVRRGNALIEIAVLAEAGRQFDLIMLDPPYGRGLQREMLGRVAATTALAPGGLIIAEGHWRDTPGEVPGLEQVKSSRYGETAVWVYTRPAKKEDAV
- the fabG gene encoding 3-oxoacyl-[acyl-carrier-protein] reductase; protein product: MSLPEHVALVTGASGGIGSAVAVRLAREGAGIVIHYGRNAEGAERTRRKVEEAGGGATILQGDLTVPEACRTVVEQAAEWRGRLDILVNNAGLTRDGLVVRMRDEDWHDIMAINLHATFYCTRAALRDMLRQRRGRIVNISSIVAEVGNPGQANYIAAKSAVIGFTKAVAKEVAGRGITVNAVAPGYIEAGLTATLTDEQRARFVDHIPMGRTGRPEEVAAAVAFLASEEAGYITGQILNVDGGLVMK
- the recG gene encoding ATP-dependent DNA helicase RecG; translation: MASSRKIRPVDPALSSRPAIVPPSPRPSGADTPVQYARGVGPARAPLLERLGIRTVGDLLYHLPRRLDDRSHLHPIHDLRHGTAETVQGVIGQLRQFRPRRRHGLVITRASIVDETGVLHAVWYNQPYLARQLTGGRRVVLHGRVQRQSGEIQMIAPEFELVEEGEETLHVGRIVPVYPSTDGLSQRVLRTIMLRALEDHAPSVREWLPDRLCHRHGLPDLRAALTQAHFPDTIEAQGVARRRLVYEELLLLQMLLLSQKAQAEAEPRTVYYGDAGDLIVRFHRGLPFPLTRAQRCAITEITADLVKPHPMNRLLQGDVGSGKTVVAATALLQCAGGGAQGALMAPTEILAGQHYLTLRRLLEPLGVTVVLLIGGLARGARVNALQQISDGTADIVIGTHALIEDDVTFDRLGLVVVDEQHRFGVGQRAALRNKGGRPDVLVMTATPIPRTLALTLYGELDVSTLDELPPGRSPIRTYARPTSRRPQVYEFVRTQIEKGRQAYIVCPLIEESDKLQAEAATDLAARLQSGVLGTLRVGVLHGRMRVEERDAAMRALRGGEIDVLVATTVIEVGIDIPNASVMVIEDADRFGLSQLHQLRGRVGRGAHQAYCILIADPKPGDDVAAARLEAMVDTTDGFQIAQRDLELRGAGELLGNRQGGGLRQHGITDLRVADLLRDHAWLERARRDAAEILAADCGLERAEHRALAEALAHRFGDARVENARVG
- the rpmF gene encoding 50S ribosomal protein L32 encodes the protein MGLTKRRFSKARTASRRAGFKIRPVTLVECPQCHARMVPHRVCPTCGYYAGRQVVEVKAREEKPNA
- the fabF gene encoding beta-ketoacyl-ACP synthase II; the encoded protein is MRRRVAVTGVGMVTPIGTGKDAFWAGLMEGRSGVRRITAFDPAPYETQIAGEVPDFDPATYMDRKEVRRNDRFVQFAFAATRLALDDAEFAITTKNAERVGVIIGSGIGGAKTWEEQHQVLLERGPARVSAFFVPMIIINMASGIISILTGAKGPNVSVVSACATGGHAIGDAFRTIQHDEADAMICGGSEAALTPLSLAGLGASKAMSTRNDAPERAVRPFDAHRDGFVLGEGAGVLLLEEWECAERRGARIYAEVVGYGKSADAFHITQPDPEGDGAARAMQIALKDAGLLAGQVDYINAHGTSTPYNDKLETLAIKRVFGAEAHRIPISSTKSMTSHLLGAAGGVEAIACALAIEREMLPPTINYEFPDPECDLDYVPNTPRSAHIDVAMSNAFGFGGHNATLILKRPT
- the coaD gene encoding pantetheine-phosphate adenylyltransferase, translating into MRENRLAIALYPGSFDPVHNGHLDIIDRACRMFRRVVVGVAKNMEKAPMFPVADRVSMLQAATGRASVEIMSFEGLTVDFAHRLGAAVIVKGLRAMMDFEYELKMAAMNKRLRPDIETVFMMTAPEFAYLSSTLIREVAGFGGSVSGLIPPVVERRLTQKFSRSQRKR
- the rpmB gene encoding 50S ribosomal protein L28, which gives rise to MARRCAVCGKEPRTGYSVSHSHHKTKRRFAPNLQHVRAVINGVRRRARVCTACLKAGKVVRVA
- the fabD gene encoding ACP S-malonyltransferase, producing MRFAAVFPGQGAQYVGMGREMAEQYPEARAVFERATAAVGFDLFCLCAEGPLESLRATANTQPAILASSLACYATLPVAPEITAGLSLGEYTALVCAGALELEEAVRLVRLRGIFMEDATRGRETMMVAVIGLSPQQVRALCEAHGHVGVVEPANFNSPGQVVMGGDAAAVRAAAADASRLGARRAVELAVGAPFHTSLMRPAAERLAAELERVPIKPARIPVVANVSARAVRDPDEIRRALLAQVASPVLWEQSVRTMYDAGIRCFVEIGPGTTLGGMIRKTVDAATCHIENPASREEALGMLLGEQVR